A single genomic interval of Stenotrophomonas sp. ZAC14D1_NAIMI4_1 harbors:
- a CDS encoding 16S rRNA (uracil(1498)-N(3))-methyltransferase produces the protein MRVTRCPIDLALHSGQTVTLPEETANHLVRVMRLREGDACVLFNGDGHDYSATLTVAGKREVQVRIDAVQAVDNESPLVITLLQGIARGEKMDLILQKATELGVGAIVPVNAERTEVKLDAARAEKRVAHWNNVVTSACGQSGRARIPQVGPPLSLAQAAAALPADTLRLTLDPQGAHRLSTLQAAPSGGIVIAIGPEGGWSPRDRDQLAAAGFQGLQLGPRILRTETAGLAAIAALQARLGDLG, from the coding sequence ATGCGCGTGACCCGCTGCCCCATCGACCTGGCGCTGCACAGCGGCCAGACCGTGACCCTGCCGGAAGAGACGGCCAACCACCTGGTGCGGGTGATGCGCCTGCGCGAAGGCGATGCCTGCGTGCTGTTCAATGGTGATGGCCACGATTACAGCGCCACCCTGACCGTGGCCGGCAAGCGCGAGGTGCAGGTACGCATCGACGCGGTGCAGGCCGTGGACAACGAATCGCCGCTGGTGATCACCCTGCTGCAGGGCATCGCCCGTGGCGAGAAGATGGACCTGATCCTGCAGAAGGCCACCGAGCTGGGCGTGGGCGCCATCGTGCCGGTGAATGCCGAGCGCACCGAGGTGAAGCTGGATGCGGCGCGTGCGGAAAAGCGCGTGGCGCACTGGAACAACGTGGTGACCTCGGCGTGCGGCCAGTCCGGGCGTGCGCGCATTCCGCAGGTGGGCCCACCGCTGTCGCTGGCCCAGGCAGCGGCGGCGCTGCCGGCCGATACGCTGCGGTTGACGCTGGACCCGCAGGGCGCGCACCGGCTGTCGACGCTGCAGGCCGCGCCGTCCGGTGGCATCGTCATTGCGATCGGTCCGGAAGGTGGCTGGTCGCCGCGTGATCGCGACCAGCTGGCGGCGGCCGGTTTCCAGGGGCTGCAGCTGGGCCCGCGCATCCTGCGCACCGAAACCGCCGGCCTGGCTGCGATTGCAGCGCTGCAGGCACGGCTGGGGGATCTGGGGTAA
- a CDS encoding chemotaxis protein CheB, with amino-acid sequence MSVSDVNPVPAVALLARPGAARERLREALAHADVQIVLEDDPVTLEPQALADAHPQFVVIALEAAIEDALERLEPALSAPGLTLVFDEAELAARRDGWEAQRWGRHLSAKLHGHQQVLPPGAEDEPSLQLEPGRPSPPPVPPKDEVLHAHMEQAQDWAGDVPADSLYAPPTPSPTFAEPVSLEQHLAALQALPPEPAADAAEAPAADAPVPPPVSFDHTAWSLVDEAADAPAAAPARNEPPAVPSFETGHLSLVDLDAGLPAGARAGSLLVLAGIGGPDALRRLLGALPTGLAVPVLVHMRLDGGRYGNLVKQMARVSPLPVQLAEAGQRATPGEVHILSDDIGVRAAADGLHFQTDPLGVSIAGLPAEHSALILLSGADLAHVGPALDLAAAGAWVAGQVGEGCYDPAAATAVVAAGMVAGEPQELAQAIAARWGVDEDNGETP; translated from the coding sequence GTGTCCGTGAGTGACGTCAATCCGGTTCCGGCCGTTGCCCTGCTGGCCCGCCCGGGCGCAGCACGCGAGCGCCTGCGCGAAGCGCTGGCCCATGCCGATGTGCAGATCGTGCTGGAAGATGATCCGGTCACGCTGGAGCCGCAGGCGCTGGCCGATGCCCATCCGCAGTTCGTGGTGATCGCCCTGGAAGCGGCCATCGAAGACGCGCTGGAGCGCCTGGAGCCGGCATTGTCGGCACCGGGCCTGACCCTGGTGTTCGACGAGGCCGAACTGGCCGCGCGCCGCGATGGCTGGGAAGCGCAGCGCTGGGGCCGCCACCTGTCGGCCAAGCTGCACGGCCACCAGCAGGTGCTGCCGCCGGGCGCCGAAGACGAACCCAGCCTGCAGCTGGAACCGGGCCGGCCTTCGCCGCCGCCGGTGCCGCCGAAGGACGAGGTACTGCACGCGCACATGGAGCAGGCCCAGGACTGGGCCGGCGATGTGCCCGCCGACAGCCTGTACGCACCGCCGACGCCGTCGCCCACGTTTGCCGAGCCGGTGTCGCTGGAACAGCACCTGGCGGCCCTGCAGGCGCTGCCGCCGGAGCCGGCCGCTGATGCAGCCGAGGCACCCGCTGCCGACGCCCCCGTGCCGCCGCCGGTGTCCTTCGATCACACTGCCTGGTCGCTCGTGGACGAGGCTGCCGATGCGCCCGCCGCCGCGCCCGCGCGCAACGAGCCGCCCGCAGTGCCGTCCTTCGAGACCGGCCACCTGAGCCTGGTCGACCTGGATGCCGGCCTGCCGGCCGGCGCGCGCGCCGGCTCGCTGCTGGTGCTGGCCGGCATTGGCGGTCCCGATGCGCTGCGCCGCCTGCTGGGCGCGCTGCCGACCGGGCTGGCCGTGCCGGTGCTGGTGCACATGCGCCTGGACGGTGGCCGCTACGGCAACCTGGTCAAGCAGATGGCGAGGGTTTCGCCGCTGCCGGTGCAGCTGGCCGAAGCCGGCCAGCGCGCAACGCCGGGCGAAGTCCACATCCTGTCCGACGACATTGGTGTGCGTGCCGCCGCCGATGGCCTGCATTTCCAGACCGATCCGCTGGGTGTATCGATTGCCGGCCTGCCGGCCGAACACAGTGCCCTGATCCTGCTCAGTGGTGCCGACCTGGCCCATGTCGGCCCGGCGCTGGACCTGGCCGCCGCCGGTGCCTGGGTGGCCGGGCAGGTGGGTGAAGGCTGCTATGACCCCGCCGCGGCGACCGCCGTGGTGGCTGCCGGCATGGTCGCCGGCGAACCGCAGGAACTGGCGCAGGCCATCGCCGCGCGCTGGGGCGTGGACGAGGACAACGGAGAGACGCCATGA
- the bioA gene encoding adenosylmethionine--8-amino-7-oxononanoate transaminase translates to MLADPTPSPLARQWQQRDLQVLWHPCTQMREHPDTLPLVPIARGQGAWLIDHDGNRYLDAVSSWWTNLFGHAEPRIGAAIAAQAGQLEQVMLAGFSHEPAIILAERLLALAPRQPGRAPLAKVFYADNGSAGVEVALKMAFQYFQNRGETRRTRFIALENGYHGETLGALALGDIPLYRRVYAPLLAEGLFAPSPDAYLAEPGQSAADRARQAADGLATLFDQHPGEVCAVILEPRLQCAGGMRMHDPVYLQRVRELCDAHGAFMIADEIATGFGRTGTLFACEQAGVMPDLMCLSKGLTGGFLPLAAVLATQALYDAFLDESRERAFLHSHSYTGNPLACAAALATLDIFRDDDVIARNRGTAAVMATLAAPFADHPHVADVRQAGMVVAFELSRDGNRRTPFNPALRLGLHAYKAALKRGVVLRPLGDVLYWMPPYCVDDEQLELLAHTTLAAIDEAIACA, encoded by the coding sequence ATGCTAGCAGACCCAACCCCCTCCCCGCTGGCCCGGCAGTGGCAGCAACGCGACCTGCAGGTGCTGTGGCACCCGTGCACGCAGATGCGCGAGCATCCGGACACGCTGCCGCTGGTGCCGATCGCGCGTGGCCAGGGCGCCTGGCTGATCGACCACGACGGCAACCGCTACCTGGATGCGGTCAGCAGCTGGTGGACGAATCTGTTCGGCCATGCCGAACCGCGCATCGGCGCGGCCATCGCCGCCCAGGCTGGGCAGCTGGAACAGGTGATGCTGGCCGGGTTCAGCCATGAACCGGCGATCATCCTGGCCGAACGCCTGCTGGCGCTGGCGCCGCGCCAGCCCGGCCGCGCGCCGCTGGCCAAGGTCTTCTACGCCGACAACGGCTCGGCCGGGGTGGAAGTGGCGCTGAAGATGGCGTTCCAGTACTTCCAGAACCGCGGCGAGACCCGGCGTACACGCTTCATCGCGCTGGAGAACGGCTACCACGGCGAGACCCTGGGCGCGCTGGCGCTGGGCGACATCCCGCTGTACCGCCGCGTGTACGCGCCGCTGCTGGCCGAGGGCCTGTTCGCGCCCTCCCCCGATGCCTACCTGGCCGAGCCGGGCCAGAGCGCGGCCGACCGTGCGCGACAGGCCGCCGATGGCCTGGCCACGCTGTTCGACCAGCACCCCGGCGAGGTCTGCGCGGTGATCCTGGAGCCGCGCCTGCAATGCGCCGGCGGCATGCGCATGCACGACCCGGTCTACCTGCAGCGCGTGCGCGAGCTGTGTGACGCGCACGGCGCATTCATGATCGCCGACGAGATCGCCACCGGCTTCGGCCGCACCGGCACGCTGTTCGCCTGTGAACAGGCCGGGGTGATGCCCGACCTGATGTGCCTGTCCAAGGGCCTGACCGGGGGCTTCCTGCCCCTGGCCGCGGTGCTGGCCACGCAGGCGCTGTACGACGCCTTCCTGGATGAGTCGCGCGAACGCGCCTTCCTGCATTCGCACAGCTACACCGGCAACCCGCTGGCCTGTGCGGCGGCACTGGCCACGCTGGACATCTTCCGCGACGACGATGTGATCGCCCGCAACCGTGGCACCGCCGCGGTGATGGCCACGCTGGCCGCGCCCTTCGCCGACCACCCGCACGTGGCCGATGTGCGCCAGGCCGGCATGGTGGTGGCCTTCGAACTGTCGCGCGACGGCAACCGGCGCACGCCGTTCAACCCGGCGCTGCGGCTTGGCCTGCACGCCTACAAGGCCGCGCTGAAGCGCGGCGTGGTACTGCGCCCGCTGGGCGACGTGCTGTACTGGATGCCACCTTACTGCGTGGATGACGAACAACTGGAGCTGCTGGCACATACCACGCTGGCAGCCATCGACGAGGCGATTGCATGCGCGTGA
- a CDS encoding Hpt domain-containing protein, whose protein sequence is MSSLRDAMSHAALGWVKPELDETLRQVRHEVEYFAEDPADGSRMRICAGYLHQVQGTLRMVELYAPAMVAEELEQLAVAVGEGRVADRDDACATLMRGSVLLPDYLERLQNGHRDIPIVLMPLLNEIRAARGEEGVNDSVLFAFAPDSVSATEAELDHARGSLSGRNRELLDTVGSAVKEELLQVKDALDLHLRTGGAPQQLQEQVTKLGAVGDTLGMMGLGAARSVVAQQRDALLAVVEGRQQIDEDMLLDIAGALLYVDASLDDQVAHLGAGGSGEDDPSAVENRRTVEVLAHEAIANFAAAREHFVAFIETSWNHAELQDVPRLLGDVSGALRMLDLGTAADYLRGVQQYIEAELIGRQRVPSGRQLDTLADAMASLEYYLEALRDRRPGREDILDITRSSLETLRYWPLPERASASTEADAVQPIVREGVAVAAAPLQLDPVEIDVQPAAPAPGEVPPSLPDFTFDPLPAAPVADNSLMFGALGGQDTAATPEQAEPASLLFAASTAPAPSVPQWELGSHEPAPAADERAPTFNSFDPVSFDPVGAEHVQAAPQWSLSEVADAQADEGDALVLEDSVEDFGVAALDEAATGASLELSAAPAFDPVAAEHDAPAMLDDVVFHFDNSALDNADDVLSLQAMETLSLDEELDAPQPVVEFVDAVEAAPVEAPAPAATIEPVEHIDMADVDAEAAPVEMIEALSAAETGADEGLATVAAPAATVSLVDVDTIAPIDFSEADAQFFAELSAAAAEFDPQAAPAAPVADVAAEAVEAAGFEAGFDDDAENIDQDIREVFLEEFDDEMGNLGALLPAWRMQPDNMDRLRPIRRVFHTLKGSGRLVGARTLGEFAWKIEGMLNRVLEGKRAATPAVLAMVDHANAALPQLNAALRDGQRVTVDLQAMQAIADRVAAGEETFYVPLPAAAAPQPAVPAEVDALAAESVAEPVGTPANIDSVLREILEAEVDVHLATLQQWLQSAQQAEQPVNDALLRAVHTMNGAFAMTEVPEITAVTGAAESYIKRALAAEVVPGAEALGALQATAQAISATMEALQVEQPRIAPQAELAQRLQALAAELPEARWPMVGLDLDDDELDGIEADVAAVETPIEAEAEVIADETPVEPEAEAVEAPIEAPAEITGLALADEPDAAAVAEAVVDTDTDTDTDTAPDIGLAAAELTGGEDLSRYYDAGWPSMPEAAATLPTATGEAGTVETPETIETAQDAVDVAPVAIDVDAAGLTAVDDLSPYLDASALPVDDRDPEDAEVAAENDAIASEAPMQAPVIEYADEDIEALALDSDASSLQDEMAVPGFAEPVSLEAALDAGLHVIEEEQAQDEDGQWPVLGLQASELAPGEAEAFAEDADVGGEAAVGEGESADLPSPATVNDDVSNDAVADAAAPVRLFEMEEAPGHSQDAVVHAPEVAAVEAEAVEAVEAVEADAEQLDFSIYDRELVDIFVEEGKDLLDHCDGLISELRDAPQDREVVAGLQRDLHTLKGGARMAGINAIGDLGHSIESLLEAVAAGRTEIERRDVQLLERGFDRLHQLLTRTGDHRIVEPAQDLVEAFEARTRSDAAVAASTSAGIAEETVEAPVATAPLALADAPLSAPLPVEGTPDEDPLARPQQEQVRVRADLLDRLVNHAGEVAIYRSRLEQQLGAFRGAMGELERTNARLRDQLRRLDLETEAQIVARYQREQDQADQKFDPLELDRFSTLQQLSRALNESAADLGGLQGVLDDLSRQYDSLLQQQSRVSSELQDGLMRARMVPFDGLVPRLRRVVRQAGMDTSKQVHLTLEGTHGELDRNVLDRMVAPLEHMLRNSVAHGLEAPEQRRAAGKPEEGEIAIRLHREGSEIVLEVADDGAGLDREAIRRRAIDRGLLAADAAPNEQELDNLIFASGFTTADQVSQLAGRGVGMDVVRNEVRQLGGSVDIQSVRGQGVRFTLRLPQTLAVTQAVFVQIGETTFAVPVASVSGIGRLSRERFEAADSSYRYSGEDYPLYDLGSLVGQAPARADGQDQVPLLLVRAGDLRAAVAIDQVLGNREIVVKPVGLQIASVPGIYGATITGDGRVVVILDVAPLVRRYLANPIAPVQENAPRQDRQVPLVMVVDDSLTMRKVTGRILERHNFEVSVARDGVEALEQLEERVPDLMLLDIEMPRMDGYELATAMRADPRYKDVPIVMITSRSGDKHRQRAFEIGVQRYLGKPYQELDLMRNVYDLLGIARVRE, encoded by the coding sequence ATGAGCAGCCTGCGCGATGCGATGAGCCATGCAGCGCTGGGCTGGGTCAAGCCGGAGCTGGACGAGACCCTGCGCCAGGTGCGCCACGAGGTCGAGTACTTCGCCGAGGACCCGGCTGACGGCAGCCGCATGCGCATCTGCGCCGGCTACCTGCACCAGGTGCAGGGCACCCTGCGCATGGTCGAGCTGTATGCCCCGGCGATGGTGGCCGAGGAACTGGAACAGCTGGCCGTGGCCGTCGGCGAAGGCCGCGTGGCCGACCGCGACGATGCCTGCGCCACGCTGATGCGCGGCAGCGTGCTGCTGCCCGATTACCTGGAACGCCTGCAGAACGGCCACCGCGATATTCCCATCGTGCTGATGCCGCTGCTGAACGAGATCCGCGCCGCGCGTGGCGAGGAAGGCGTCAATGACAGCGTGCTGTTCGCCTTTGCACCGGACAGCGTCAGCGCCACCGAAGCCGAGCTGGACCACGCCCGTGGCAGCCTGAGCGGGCGCAACCGCGAGCTGCTCGACACCGTTGGCAGCGCGGTCAAGGAAGAACTGCTGCAGGTCAAGGATGCCCTGGACCTGCACCTGCGCACCGGCGGTGCGCCGCAGCAGCTGCAGGAACAGGTGACCAAGCTGGGCGCCGTCGGCGATACGCTGGGCATGATGGGCCTGGGCGCTGCCCGCAGCGTGGTCGCGCAGCAGCGCGATGCGTTGCTGGCCGTGGTCGAAGGCCGCCAGCAGATCGACGAGGACATGCTGCTGGATATTGCCGGCGCACTGCTCTATGTCGACGCGTCGCTGGACGACCAGGTCGCCCATCTGGGCGCCGGTGGCAGTGGCGAGGATGACCCGAGCGCGGTGGAGAACCGGCGCACGGTGGAAGTGCTGGCGCACGAGGCGATCGCCAATTTCGCCGCCGCCCGCGAGCATTTCGTCGCCTTCATCGAAACCAGCTGGAACCATGCCGAACTGCAGGACGTGCCGCGCCTGCTGGGCGATGTGTCCGGTGCGCTGCGCATGCTCGATCTGGGCACCGCCGCCGACTACCTGCGTGGCGTGCAGCAGTACATCGAGGCCGAACTGATCGGTCGCCAGCGCGTGCCCAGTGGCCGCCAGCTGGACACGCTGGCCGATGCCATGGCCAGCCTGGAGTACTACCTGGAAGCGCTGCGTGACCGCCGCCCGGGTCGCGAAGACATTCTCGACATCACCCGCAGCAGCCTGGAAACCCTGCGCTACTGGCCGCTGCCCGAGCGCGCCAGCGCCAGCACCGAGGCCGACGCGGTGCAGCCCATCGTGCGCGAAGGGGTGGCAGTGGCCGCCGCGCCGCTGCAGCTGGATCCGGTGGAGATCGACGTGCAGCCTGCCGCACCGGCGCCGGGCGAGGTCCCGCCGTCGCTGCCGGACTTCACCTTCGATCCGCTGCCTGCTGCGCCGGTGGCCGACAACAGCCTGATGTTCGGTGCGCTGGGCGGGCAGGACACTGCCGCCACCCCGGAACAGGCTGAACCGGCGTCGTTGTTGTTCGCCGCTTCCACTGCGCCGGCACCGAGCGTGCCGCAGTGGGAACTGGGCAGCCACGAGCCTGCGCCTGCCGCCGATGAGCGCGCGCCGACCTTCAACAGCTTCGATCCGGTCAGCTTCGACCCGGTGGGCGCCGAGCACGTGCAGGCGGCCCCGCAGTGGTCGCTGTCCGAGGTGGCCGATGCACAGGCCGATGAGGGCGACGCGCTGGTGCTGGAAGACAGCGTCGAGGACTTCGGCGTTGCCGCGCTGGACGAAGCCGCCACGGGCGCTTCGCTGGAGCTTTCCGCTGCCCCGGCGTTCGACCCGGTGGCCGCCGAGCATGACGCCCCGGCGATGCTGGACGATGTGGTGTTCCACTTCGACAACAGCGCCCTGGACAACGCTGATGACGTGCTGTCGCTGCAGGCGATGGAAACGCTGTCGCTGGACGAGGAACTGGACGCGCCGCAGCCGGTGGTCGAGTTCGTCGACGCCGTCGAGGCTGCGCCGGTCGAAGCACCGGCGCCTGCCGCGACGATCGAGCCGGTCGAGCACATCGACATGGCCGACGTCGATGCCGAGGCTGCGCCGGTCGAAATGATCGAAGCCCTGTCCGCCGCCGAGACCGGCGCGGACGAGGGCCTGGCGACCGTTGCGGCACCTGCCGCGACCGTGTCCCTGGTCGACGTCGATACCATTGCGCCGATCGATTTCAGCGAGGCCGACGCGCAGTTCTTCGCTGAACTGAGCGCCGCGGCCGCCGAATTCGACCCGCAGGCCGCACCGGCCGCACCGGTTGCCGACGTCGCCGCCGAGGCCGTCGAAGCGGCCGGTTTCGAGGCCGGTTTCGACGATGACGCCGAGAACATCGACCAGGACATCCGCGAGGTGTTCCTGGAAGAGTTCGACGACGAGATGGGCAATCTCGGTGCGCTGCTGCCGGCCTGGCGCATGCAGCCGGACAACATGGACCGGCTGCGCCCGATCCGTCGCGTTTTCCACACCCTCAAGGGCAGTGGCCGCCTGGTCGGCGCCCGCACCCTGGGCGAATTCGCCTGGAAGATCGAGGGCATGCTCAACCGCGTGCTCGAGGGCAAGCGTGCAGCCACCCCGGCCGTGCTGGCGATGGTCGACCACGCCAACGCCGCGCTGCCGCAGCTGAACGCCGCGCTGCGCGATGGCCAGCGCGTCACCGTCGATCTGCAGGCAATGCAGGCCATTGCCGATCGCGTTGCCGCAGGTGAGGAAACCTTCTACGTGCCGCTGCCGGCTGCCGCTGCACCGCAGCCGGCCGTGCCGGCCGAGGTCGATGCGCTTGCCGCCGAGTCCGTGGCCGAGCCGGTCGGTACGCCGGCCAACATCGACAGCGTGCTGCGCGAGATCCTGGAAGCCGAGGTGGACGTCCACCTGGCAACGCTGCAGCAGTGGCTGCAGTCGGCACAGCAGGCCGAGCAGCCGGTGAACGATGCGCTGCTGCGCGCCGTGCACACCATGAACGGCGCCTTCGCGATGACCGAAGTGCCGGAGATCACCGCCGTCACCGGTGCTGCCGAGTCCTACATCAAGCGTGCGCTGGCCGCCGAGGTCGTGCCGGGTGCCGAGGCGCTGGGTGCGTTGCAGGCGACCGCGCAGGCGATCAGCGCGACCATGGAAGCGCTGCAGGTTGAACAGCCGCGCATCGCACCGCAGGCCGAGCTGGCGCAGCGCCTGCAGGCGCTGGCCGCTGAGCTGCCGGAAGCACGCTGGCCGATGGTCGGCCTGGACCTGGACGACGACGAGCTGGACGGGATCGAAGCCGACGTCGCCGCTGTCGAAACGCCCATCGAAGCCGAAGCCGAAGTCATCGCCGACGAAACGCCGGTCGAACCCGAAGCCGAAGCGGTCGAAGCACCGATCGAGGCGCCCGCTGAAATCACCGGACTGGCGCTGGCGGATGAACCGGACGCAGCGGCCGTGGCCGAGGCTGTTGTCGACACCGACACCGACACCGACACCGACACCGCACCGGACATCGGCCTGGCTGCCGCCGAACTGACCGGTGGCGAAGACCTGTCGCGCTACTACGACGCCGGCTGGCCGTCGATGCCGGAGGCGGCCGCAACGCTGCCGACGGCGACCGGCGAGGCAGGCACCGTAGAGACCCCCGAAACCATCGAAACCGCGCAGGACGCGGTGGATGTCGCGCCGGTGGCGATCGACGTCGATGCCGCCGGTCTCACTGCCGTCGACGATCTGTCGCCCTACCTGGACGCCAGCGCGCTGCCTGTGGACGACCGGGATCCGGAAGACGCCGAGGTTGCGGCGGAGAATGACGCAATTGCCTCGGAAGCTCCGATGCAGGCGCCGGTCATCGAATATGCCGATGAAGACATCGAGGCCCTGGCGCTCGACAGCGACGCATCCAGCCTTCAGGATGAAATGGCTGTGCCGGGCTTCGCAGAACCGGTCTCGCTGGAAGCCGCGCTCGACGCCGGCCTGCACGTGATCGAGGAAGAACAGGCGCAGGACGAGGATGGCCAGTGGCCGGTGCTCGGCCTGCAGGCCAGCGAACTCGCGCCGGGCGAGGCGGAAGCCTTTGCCGAGGATGCGGACGTCGGCGGGGAGGCGGCGGTCGGTGAAGGAGAGAGCGCCGACCTGCCGTCCCCGGCGACGGTGAATGACGACGTGTCGAACGATGCCGTGGCCGATGCCGCCGCGCCGGTGCGCCTGTTCGAGATGGAAGAGGCACCGGGTCACAGCCAGGATGCCGTCGTGCACGCGCCTGAAGTGGCCGCTGTGGAAGCTGAGGCCGTCGAAGCCGTGGAAGCCGTCGAAGCCGACGCCGAACAGCTCGACTTCAGCATCTATGACCGCGAGCTGGTCGACATCTTCGTCGAGGAAGGCAAGGACCTGCTCGACCACTGCGATGGGCTGATCAGCGAGCTGCGCGATGCACCGCAGGACCGCGAAGTGGTGGCCGGGCTGCAGCGCGACCTGCACACGCTCAAGGGCGGTGCACGCATGGCCGGCATCAATGCCATCGGCGACCTCGGCCACAGCATCGAATCGCTGCTGGAAGCCGTGGCCGCCGGCCGCACCGAGATCGAGCGCCGCGACGTGCAGCTGCTGGAGCGGGGCTTCGACCGCCTGCACCAGCTGCTCACCCGCACCGGCGACCACCGCATCGTCGAGCCGGCGCAGGATCTGGTGGAGGCCTTCGAGGCCCGTACCCGCAGCGACGCCGCCGTTGCCGCCAGCACCAGCGCAGGCATCGCCGAGGAGACCGTCGAGGCACCGGTTGCCACCGCGCCGCTGGCCCTGGCCGACGCACCGCTGTCGGCACCGCTGCCGGTGGAAGGCACGCCGGACGAAGATCCGCTGGCCCGCCCGCAGCAGGAACAGGTGCGCGTGCGCGCCGACCTGCTCGACCGCCTGGTCAACCATGCCGGTGAAGTGGCGATCTACCGCTCGCGCCTGGAGCAGCAGCTGGGTGCCTTCCGTGGCGCCATGGGCGAACTGGAGCGCACCAATGCGCGACTGCGCGACCAGCTGCGCCGCCTCGATCTGGAAACCGAAGCGCAGATCGTCGCCCGCTACCAGCGCGAGCAGGACCAGGCCGACCAGAAGTTCGATCCGCTCGAACTGGACCGCTTCTCCACCCTGCAGCAGCTCAGCCGCGCGCTGAACGAGTCCGCAGCCGACTTGGGTGGCCTGCAGGGCGTGCTGGACGATCTGTCGCGCCAGTACGACTCCCTGCTGCAGCAGCAGTCGCGCGTCAGCTCGGAACTGCAGGACGGCCTGATGCGTGCGCGCATGGTGCCGTTCGACGGCCTGGTGCCGCGCCTGCGCCGTGTCGTCCGCCAGGCGGGCATGGACACCAGCAAGCAGGTCCACCTGACCCTGGAAGGTACCCACGGCGAACTGGACCGCAACGTCCTGGACCGCATGGTCGCGCCGCTGGAGCACATGCTGCGCAACTCGGTGGCCCATGGCCTGGAAGCACCGGAACAGCGTCGCGCCGCCGGCAAGCCGGAAGAAGGCGAGATCGCCATCCGCCTGCACCGCGAAGGCTCGGAAATCGTGCTGGAAGTGGCCGATGACGGTGCCGGCCTGGACCGCGAGGCGATCCGCCGCCGTGCCATCGACCGTGGCCTGCTGGCCGCCGACGCGGCGCCGAACGAGCAGGAACTGGACAACCTGATCTTTGCCTCCGGTTTCACCACCGCCGACCAGGTCAGCCAGCTGGCTGGCCGTGGCGTGGGCATGGACGTGGTGCGCAACGAAGTGCGCCAGCTCGGCGGCTCGGTCGACATCCAGTCGGTGCGTGGCCAGGGCGTGCGCTTCACCCTGCGCCTGCCGCAGACCCTGGCCGTCACCCAGGCCGTGTTCGTGCAGATCGGCGAAACCACCTTTGCCGTGCCGGTGGCGTCGGTCAGTGGTATCGGCCGCCTGTCGCGCGAGCGGTTCGAAGCCGCCGACAGCAGCTACCGCTACAGCGGCGAAGACTATCCGCTGTACGACCTGGGCAGCCTGGTCGGGCAGGCCCCGGCGCGCGCCGACGGCCAGGACCAGGTGCCGCTGCTGCTGGTCCGCGCCGGCGACCTGCGTGCCGCCGTGGCGATCGACCAGGTGCTCGGCAACCGCGAAATCGTGGTGAAGCCGGTCGGCCTGCAGATCGCGTCGGTGCCCGGCATCTACGGTGCCACCATCACCGGCGATGGCCGCGTGGTGGTCATCCTCGACGTGGCACCGCTGGTGCGCCGTTACCTTGCCAACCCGATCGCGCCGGTGCAGGAAAACGCACCGCGCCAGGACCGCCAGGTACCGCTGGTGATGGTGGTCGACGATTCGCTGACCATGCGCAAGGTCACCGGCCGCATCCTGGAGCGCCACAACTTCGAGGTCAGCGTCGCCCGCGACGGTGTCGAAGCACTGGAGCAGCTGGAAGAACGCGTGCCCGACCTGATGCTGCTGGACATCGAAATGCCGCGCATGGACGGGTACGAGCTGGCCACCGCGATGCGCGCCGACCCGCGCTACAAGGACGTGCCGATCGTGATGATCACCTCGCGCAGCGGCGACAAGCATCGCCAGCGCGCCTTCGAGATCGGCGTGCAGCGCTACCTGGGCAAGCCGTACCAGGAGCTGGACCTGATGCGCAACGTGTATGACCTGCTGGGGATCGCCCGTGTCCGTGAGTGA
- a CDS encoding chemotaxis protein CheW, translated as MSYASNDEIRGVLIQSGGERVLLPNATVAEMMSRVPVEPVADAPRWLVGQIAWHGWQVPLLSFARLSGLGDEVVGGHNKVVVLKALSGNAQRPYYALLTQNFPQLIAVPRDGLLADASEETLPDIVHMRVLLGERSALLPNLDALESALDSLAA; from the coding sequence ATGAGCTACGCAAGCAACGATGAAATCCGTGGCGTCCTGATCCAGTCCGGTGGCGAACGCGTGCTGCTGCCCAATGCCACGGTGGCCGAAATGATGTCGCGCGTGCCGGTCGAACCGGTGGCCGACGCACCGCGCTGGCTGGTCGGGCAGATCGCCTGGCACGGCTGGCAGGTGCCGCTGCTGTCCTTCGCCCGCCTGTCCGGCCTGGGCGATGAAGTGGTGGGCGGCCACAACAAGGTGGTGGTGCTGAAGGCTCTTAGCGGCAACGCACAGCGCCCGTACTACGCGCTGCTGACGCAGAACTTCCCGCAGCTGATTGCCGTGCCGCGTGACGGCCTGCTGGCCGACGCTTCGGAAGAAACCCTGCCGGACATCGTGCACATGCGCGTGCTGCTGGGTGAACGCAGCGCGCTGCTGCCGAACCTGGACGCGCTGGAATCCGCGCTGGATTCGCTGGCCGCCTGA